From Onychostoma macrolepis isolate SWU-2019 chromosome 19, ASM1243209v1, whole genome shotgun sequence, a single genomic window includes:
- the ing4 gene encoding inhibitor of growth protein 4 isoform X2, with the protein MSSGSLENHRQVSLIRVGAKLCSGLALQDLKGQIDSLAREYTANARTLSSEQKLSLLRQIQQSYGKCKEFGDDKVQLAMQTYEMVDKHIRRLDTDLARFEADLKEKQIESTDYDSTSSKGNKSDHRGPKKKEVTRTRSKVKNSDDDCSSKSGQKKVKLTQGTEFSTPAVNFGNVHPSDVLDMPVDPNEPTYCLCHQVSYGEMIGCDNTDCSIEWFHFACVGLTTKPRGKWYCPRCSQERKKK; encoded by the exons atgtcttcaggatcattagaaaatcacagacaggtgagtttgatcagggttggagctaaactctgcagtggattggccctccagg ATCTGAAAGGGCAGATTGATTCTCTGGCTCGTGAATACACAGCCAACGCTCGGACGTTGTCCTCCGAACAGAAGCTCTCACTGTTAAGACAGATCCAGCAGTCTTATGGGAAGTGTAAAGAGTTTGGAGATGACAAGGTCCAGCTTGCGATGCAAACCTATGAGATG GTGGACAAGCATATCCGACGGTTGGATACAGACCTGGCTCGCTTTGAGGCTGACCTCAAAGAGAAACAGATAGAAAGCACCGATTATGACTCTACCTCCAGCAAGGGCAACAAGA GTGACCATCGAGGACCCAAGAAGAAGGAGGTGACTCGCACTAGGTCAAAGGTGAAGAACTCTGACGATGACTGCAGCTCAAAGAGTGGTCAAAAGAAGGTCAAACTCACGCAAGG CACTGAGTTTTCAACCCCGGCTGTGAACTTTGGGAACGTGCACCCCTCGGATGTGCTGGACATGCCAGTGGACCCCAACGAGCCCACCTATTGCCTCTGCCACCAGGTTTCATACGGGGAGATGATTGGCTGTGACAATACAGAC TGTTCTATCGAGTGGTTCCACTTTGCCTGTGTGGGCTTAACCACCAAACCCAGAGGGAAGTG GTACTGCCCAAGATGTTCACAGGAGCGGAAGAAAAAATGA
- the ing4 gene encoding inhibitor of growth protein 4 isoform X3, with protein sequence MAAGMYLEHYLDNLKGQIDSLAREYTANARTLSSEQKLSLLRQIQQSYGKCKEFGDDKVQLAMQTYEMVDKHIRRLDTDLARFEADLKEKQIESTDYDSTSSKGNKSDHRGPKKKEVTRTRSKVKNSDDDCSSKSGQKKVKLTQGTEFSTPAVNFGNVHPSDVLDMPVDPNEPTYCLCHQVSYGEMIGCDNTDCSIEWFHFACVGLTTKPRGKWYCPRCSQERKKK encoded by the exons ATGGCGGCTGGAATGTATCTAGAGCACTATTTGGACA ATCTGAAAGGGCAGATTGATTCTCTGGCTCGTGAATACACAGCCAACGCTCGGACGTTGTCCTCCGAACAGAAGCTCTCACTGTTAAGACAGATCCAGCAGTCTTATGGGAAGTGTAAAGAGTTTGGAGATGACAAGGTCCAGCTTGCGATGCAAACCTATGAGATG GTGGACAAGCATATCCGACGGTTGGATACAGACCTGGCTCGCTTTGAGGCTGACCTCAAAGAGAAACAGATAGAAAGCACCGATTATGACTCTACCTCCAGCAAGGGCAACAAGA GTGACCATCGAGGACCCAAGAAGAAGGAGGTGACTCGCACTAGGTCAAAGGTGAAGAACTCTGACGATGACTGCAGCTCAAAGAGTGGTCAAAAGAAGGTCAAACTCACGCAAGG CACTGAGTTTTCAACCCCGGCTGTGAACTTTGGGAACGTGCACCCCTCGGATGTGCTGGACATGCCAGTGGACCCCAACGAGCCCACCTATTGCCTCTGCCACCAGGTTTCATACGGGGAGATGATTGGCTGTGACAATACAGAC TGTTCTATCGAGTGGTTCCACTTTGCCTGTGTGGGCTTAACCACCAAACCCAGAGGGAAGTG GTACTGCCCAAGATGTTCACAGGAGCGGAAGAAAAAATGA
- the ing4 gene encoding inhibitor of growth protein 4 isoform X1 — MAAGMYLEHYLDSIENLPFELQRNFQLMRDLDQRTEDLKGQIDSLAREYTANARTLSSEQKLSLLRQIQQSYGKCKEFGDDKVQLAMQTYEMVDKHIRRLDTDLARFEADLKEKQIESTDYDSTSSKGNKSDHRGPKKKEVTRTRSKVKNSDDDCSSKSGQKKVKLTQGTEFSTPAVNFGNVHPSDVLDMPVDPNEPTYCLCHQVSYGEMIGCDNTDCSIEWFHFACVGLTTKPRGKWYCPRCSQERKKK, encoded by the exons ATGGCGGCTGGAATGTATCTAGAGCACTATTTGGACA GCATAGAGAATCTGCCCTTTGAACTGCAGAGGAACTTCCAGCTGATGCGAGATCTGGACCAGAGGACAGAGG ATCTGAAAGGGCAGATTGATTCTCTGGCTCGTGAATACACAGCCAACGCTCGGACGTTGTCCTCCGAACAGAAGCTCTCACTGTTAAGACAGATCCAGCAGTCTTATGGGAAGTGTAAAGAGTTTGGAGATGACAAGGTCCAGCTTGCGATGCAAACCTATGAGATG GTGGACAAGCATATCCGACGGTTGGATACAGACCTGGCTCGCTTTGAGGCTGACCTCAAAGAGAAACAGATAGAAAGCACCGATTATGACTCTACCTCCAGCAAGGGCAACAAGA GTGACCATCGAGGACCCAAGAAGAAGGAGGTGACTCGCACTAGGTCAAAGGTGAAGAACTCTGACGATGACTGCAGCTCAAAGAGTGGTCAAAAGAAGGTCAAACTCACGCAAGG CACTGAGTTTTCAACCCCGGCTGTGAACTTTGGGAACGTGCACCCCTCGGATGTGCTGGACATGCCAGTGGACCCCAACGAGCCCACCTATTGCCTCTGCCACCAGGTTTCATACGGGGAGATGATTGGCTGTGACAATACAGAC TGTTCTATCGAGTGGTTCCACTTTGCCTGTGTGGGCTTAACCACCAAACCCAGAGGGAAGTG GTACTGCCCAAGATGTTCACAGGAGCGGAAGAAAAAATGA